One window of the Chitinophaga niabensis genome contains the following:
- a CDS encoding ABC transporter permease — MQKLWGARNMNNLTIALDSLVANRLRSFLTALGIIFGVGAVIAMLAIGRGAKEEIMNQMKLVGVNNIVIKPAEIKKEEDEGGQKPKAQESDDKTKFSKGLSLQDAHSIQRMLSTVDAISPEMFIEHDVIYNGKSKRLKMVGVEPAFFSLNNIGLSQGKMFNETQLTGGEGVCIIGAGVKRKFFISEDPIGKSLKCGAQWLKVIAVTDEKLISSATKENLGIRDYNMDIYVPIQTTLVRYKNPAIRIEHRSWFEDDGGNNNNDGGSSNATHQLDQLIVKVHQPEQLTESAGIISRMLKRRHSDVMDFEVTIPEQLLKQQQKTKDVFNIVLSAIAGISLLVGGIGIMNIMLASVLERTKEIGIRMALGAQKRDIVMQFLFEAVLISLCGGVIGILLGVLGAYIVDKVADIKTIISAISILLSFVLASSVGLIFGISPARKAANQNPIECLRHA; from the coding sequence ATGCAAAAATTATGGGGAGCCCGTAATATGAACAATCTCACCATTGCGCTGGATTCGCTCGTGGCCAACAGGCTGCGGTCCTTTCTCACCGCATTGGGCATCATCTTTGGCGTAGGCGCTGTGATAGCCATGCTGGCCATCGGAAGAGGAGCCAAAGAAGAGATCATGAACCAGATGAAACTGGTAGGGGTAAATAACATTGTGATCAAACCTGCGGAGATAAAAAAGGAAGAGGATGAAGGAGGGCAGAAACCGAAAGCACAGGAGAGTGATGATAAAACCAAATTCTCAAAAGGCCTCAGCCTGCAGGATGCACACAGTATTCAAAGGATGCTGAGCACGGTAGATGCCATCAGCCCGGAGATGTTCATTGAACACGATGTTATCTACAACGGAAAAAGTAAACGTTTGAAAATGGTAGGTGTGGAGCCTGCATTTTTTTCACTGAATAACATTGGTCTTTCCCAGGGAAAGATGTTTAATGAAACACAGCTGACAGGAGGGGAAGGCGTATGTATCATCGGCGCAGGTGTGAAAAGAAAATTCTTTATCTCTGAAGATCCCATTGGCAAGTCACTGAAATGCGGTGCGCAATGGCTGAAGGTGATCGCTGTAACAGATGAAAAGCTGATCAGCAGTGCTACAAAGGAAAACCTGGGGATCCGTGATTACAACATGGATATTTATGTACCTATTCAAACCACGCTGGTAAGATATAAGAATCCTGCCATCCGCATTGAACACCGCAGCTGGTTTGAAGATGATGGAGGAAATAATAACAACGATGGTGGAAGTTCAAATGCCACGCATCAACTGGATCAGCTGATCGTGAAAGTACATCAGCCTGAACAGCTCACAGAATCTGCGGGGATCATCAGCCGCATGCTGAAACGCAGGCATAGTGATGTAATGGATTTTGAAGTGACCATTCCGGAACAATTACTGAAGCAGCAGCAGAAAACAAAAGATGTATTTAATATCGTACTCAGTGCCATTGCCGGGATCTCCCTGCTGGTAGGCGGTATTGGTATCATGAACATTATGCTGGCTTCTGTACTGGAACGTACAAAAGAGATAGGGATCCGCATGGCATTAGGTGCGCAGAAGAGAGACATTGTGATGCAGTTCCTGTTTGAAGCAGTGCTGATCAGTCTTTGCGGAGGTGTGATCGGTATCCTGCTGGGCGTGCTCGGCGCTTACATTGTAGATAAAGTGGCCGATATCAAAACCATCATTTCCGCTATTTCCATCTTATTATCTTTTGTACTGGCCTCTTCTGTAGGATTGATCTTTGGGATCTCTCCGGCACGGAAAGCGGCTAACCAGAACCCAATTGAATGTTTACGCCATGCTTAG
- a CDS encoding efflux RND transporter periplasmic adaptor subunit, whose translation MFRKKWWLLAALLVVCLVVVYYVFANKPAGIDITAEVKKGNFKDIVVSPGELMAENTVYIQAPSGLQSNQIYEEIKIQDMAAEGITVKEGDYIATLDPAIVNKKIGDVQLELDRAITTLSQTSLDTTLQMRESRDAITNLKFQMDQKRLALELSKYEPPATIKQAELDLEKAQRDLNQLGEKYKIQQRQASAKMDQAGREVKRKQEQVANLVELRDKFRITAPKNGLLVYIIDYSAGGKKKAGSAIRSWDPRLAMLPDLSSMMSKTYINEVDISKIKKEQKVTMGLDAFPAVKLSGIVTSVANIGENRPGSNAKVFEVLIKLEKVDSILKPGMTTSNNILINEVPNKIIIPLEAVFSEKVGDKTHSFVYQRRGNSIEKREVKLGKSNDEEVIVEKGLEAGDKVLMAEPASAKDSKIVLLK comes from the coding sequence ATGTTTAGAAAAAAATGGTGGCTACTCGCCGCGCTGCTCGTTGTTTGCCTTGTAGTGGTTTACTACGTATTTGCCAATAAACCCGCTGGCATAGACATTACTGCAGAGGTAAAGAAAGGTAATTTCAAGGATATTGTTGTGAGCCCTGGAGAACTAATGGCCGAAAATACCGTCTACATTCAAGCCCCCAGCGGATTACAGTCTAATCAGATCTATGAAGAGATCAAGATCCAGGACATGGCCGCAGAAGGCATCACGGTAAAAGAAGGAGATTACATCGCGACCCTGGACCCCGCCATTGTCAATAAAAAGATCGGGGATGTGCAGCTGGAGCTGGACAGGGCCATTACTACGCTCTCCCAGACTTCCCTTGATACTACCCTTCAGATGCGGGAATCAAGAGATGCCATCACCAACCTCAAATTCCAGATGGACCAGAAAAGACTGGCGCTGGAACTGAGTAAATATGAACCGCCAGCCACCATCAAACAGGCGGAACTGGACCTGGAGAAAGCGCAGCGGGACCTTAACCAGCTGGGTGAAAAATACAAGATCCAGCAACGCCAGGCCTCTGCTAAAATGGACCAGGCCGGCCGGGAAGTAAAACGTAAACAGGAGCAGGTAGCCAACCTGGTAGAGCTGCGTGATAAATTCAGGATCACCGCACCCAAAAACGGACTGCTGGTTTATATCATAGATTATAGTGCAGGTGGAAAGAAAAAAGCAGGTTCTGCCATCCGTTCCTGGGACCCCCGCCTGGCCATGTTGCCAGACCTTTCCAGTATGATGTCTAAAACCTATATCAATGAGGTAGACATCAGTAAGATCAAAAAAGAACAAAAAGTTACCATGGGGCTGGATGCCTTCCCGGCTGTAAAACTGAGCGGTATTGTTACTTCTGTGGCCAATATTGGTGAAAACCGCCCTGGTTCCAACGCCAAAGTATTTGAAGTATTGATCAAACTGGAAAAAGTGGATTCCATCCTCAAACCCGGGATGACCACTTCCAATAATATCCTCATCAACGAAGTGCCCAATAAGATCATCATTCCACTGGAAGCGGTGTTCAGCGAAAAGGTGGGGGACAAAACACACAGTTTTGTTTACCAGCGGAGAGGTAATAGCATTGAAAAAAGAGAAGTGAAACTGGGCAAAAGCAATGATGAAGAAGTGATCGTGGAAAAAGGCCTGGAAGCAGGAGATAAAGTGTTGATGGCCGAACCTGCCTCTGCAAAAGATAGTAAAATCGTTCTCCTTAAATAA